From one Phocaeicola salanitronis DSM 18170 genomic stretch:
- a CDS encoding type II toxin-antitoxin system VapC family toxin: MHHVIAALSFSTTAYLLERKLTYDELSTILRQFASIVEIASVDERVVRKSLSTTSRFNDIEDAMQHYAATQSGCDFIITRNVKDFTQSDIPVYTPDEFLNKRN, from the coding sequence ATGCACCATGTGATAGCTGCGCTTTCTTTTTCAACAACCGCCTATTTATTAGAGCGTAAATTGACGTATGATGAATTATCCACTATCTTACGTCAATTTGCTTCTATTGTAGAAATCGCTTCTGTAGATGAACGAGTAGTAAGGAAAAGCCTTTCTACGACATCCCGGTTCAATGATATAGAAGACGCTATGCAACATTATGCCGCGACTCAATCCGGATGTGACTTTATCATTACACGGAACGTTAAAGATTTTACGCAATCCGATATTCCTGTATACACACCGGATGAATTCTTGAACAAAAGAAATTAA
- a CDS encoding DUF6364 family protein, translating into MDTIQINPALWHEAEQLAKRHHTDLTHMVESFIRHYIEQMNKKEPKEQVTPFVESLGIDLQLPADFDEKEAYRKHLEEKYR; encoded by the coding sequence ATGGACACCATACAAATAAACCCAGCCTTGTGGCATGAAGCCGAACAATTGGCAAAACGCCACCATACAGACCTAACTCACATGGTGGAATCCTTCATTCGCCACTATATAGAACAAATGAATAAAAAAGAACCGAAAGAGCAGGTTACACCTTTTGTTGAGAGCTTAGGAATTGACCTCCAGCTACCCGCCGATTTTGACGAAAAGGAAGCATATCGCAAACATTTAGAAGAGAAATACAGATGA
- the rnr gene encoding ribonuclease R produces MAKKKKEKKGIKRMKKRDLAELIASHFQLHAEQTFGLKQLFRGLKLTTHPLKMLCVDVLNEMIEDGFLVEPEKGEFKLNGKGQILTGIFQRKSNGKNSFTPDEGGAPIFIAERNAAHAMNGDRVRVALCARRKRKEPEGEVIEILERAKTTFVGTLKVTKNYAFLLTESSTLANDIFIPKEKLKGGKDGDKAVVRITEWPDEAKNPFGEVVDVLGKAGDNNTEMHAILAEYGLPYTYPASVEAAAEKLSAEITPEDYAEREDFRTVTTFTIDPKDAKDFDDALSIRPLKPGLWEVGVHIADVSHYVKEGGAIDKEAVKRATSVYLVDRTIPMLPERLCNFICSLRPNEEKLAYSVIFTLNDNAEVKDYRIRHTVIKSDRRFTYEEAQAIIETGTGDYTYEILELNRLAQQLRARRMAAGSIDFDRVEVKFEIDEKGKPLSVYFKQSKEANKLIEEFMLLANRTVAEHIGKVPKNKKPKVFPYRIHDLPDPMKLENLNQFIARFGYKIRTGGSKTEVSRSLNRLLSDVSGKKEQNLIETVSLRAMQKARYSIHNIGHYGLAFDYYTHFTSPIRRYPDLMVHRLLTRYEAGGRTAQADKYEELCEHSSAMEQTAASAERASVKYKQVEFMGERIGNVYDGVISGVTEWGIYVEINENKCEGMVPMRDLGDDYYEFDEKNYCLIGRRHHRKFSLGDPVKIKVARANLEKKQLDFTLAE; encoded by the coding sequence ATGGCTAAGAAGAAAAAAGAAAAAAAAGGCATCAAGCGCATGAAAAAGCGCGACCTTGCCGAGCTGATTGCCAGCCACTTCCAGCTCCACGCCGAACAGACATTCGGCCTGAAACAACTCTTCAGGGGACTGAAGCTCACCACGCATCCGCTGAAAATGCTTTGTGTAGACGTTTTAAACGAAATGATAGAAGACGGCTTCCTCGTCGAGCCTGAGAAAGGAGAATTCAAGCTGAACGGAAAGGGGCAGATACTGACCGGCATATTCCAGCGCAAGAGCAACGGAAAGAACTCGTTCACGCCCGATGAAGGCGGCGCCCCTATCTTCATCGCCGAACGCAACGCGGCGCACGCCATGAACGGCGACCGGGTGCGTGTGGCACTCTGCGCGCGGCGCAAGCGCAAAGAACCGGAAGGGGAAGTAATCGAAATATTGGAACGCGCCAAGACCACCTTCGTAGGCACGCTGAAAGTGACCAAGAACTACGCTTTCCTGCTCACCGAATCGAGCACGCTGGCAAACGACATCTTCATCCCGAAGGAAAAGCTGAAAGGCGGAAAGGACGGCGACAAGGCGGTGGTGCGCATCACCGAGTGGCCCGACGAGGCGAAGAATCCTTTCGGCGAAGTAGTGGACGTGCTGGGCAAGGCAGGCGACAACAATACCGAGATGCATGCCATCCTGGCGGAATACGGGCTGCCCTATACCTATCCGGCATCGGTGGAAGCCGCGGCGGAGAAGCTCTCGGCAGAAATCACCCCCGAGGACTATGCCGAGCGTGAGGACTTCCGCACCGTGACTACCTTCACCATCGACCCCAAGGACGCGAAAGACTTCGACGACGCCCTCTCCATCCGCCCGCTAAAGCCGGGGCTGTGGGAAGTGGGCGTGCATATCGCCGACGTGTCGCACTACGTGAAGGAAGGCGGCGCCATCGACAAGGAGGCCGTGAAGCGCGCCACCTCGGTATACCTGGTCGACCGCACCATCCCGATGCTTCCCGAACGCCTGTGCAACTTCATCTGCTCGCTCCGCCCCAATGAAGAAAAGCTCGCCTACTCGGTCATCTTCACCCTCAACGACAACGCCGAAGTGAAGGATTACCGCATCCGCCACACGGTCATCAAGTCGGACCGCCGCTTCACCTACGAAGAGGCGCAAGCCATCATCGAGACCGGAACGGGCGACTATACCTACGAAATACTGGAACTGAACCGCCTCGCCCAGCAGCTCCGCGCACGGCGCATGGCAGCAGGCTCCATCGACTTCGACCGCGTGGAAGTGAAATTCGAAATCGACGAAAAAGGCAAGCCGCTGAGCGTGTACTTCAAACAATCGAAAGAAGCCAACAAGCTGATAGAGGAATTCATGCTGCTGGCAAACCGCACCGTGGCGGAACACATCGGCAAAGTGCCCAAAAACAAGAAGCCGAAAGTATTCCCCTACCGTATCCACGACCTGCCCGACCCGATGAAGCTGGAAAACCTGAACCAGTTCATCGCCCGCTTCGGCTACAAGATACGCACGGGGGGAAGCAAGACCGAAGTGTCGCGCTCGCTCAACCGCCTGCTCAGCGACGTGTCGGGCAAGAAAGAGCAGAACCTCATCGAGACGGTATCGCTCCGCGCCATGCAGAAAGCCCGCTACTCCATCCATAACATCGGGCACTACGGGCTGGCGTTCGACTATTACACCCACTTCACCTCGCCCATCCGCCGCTATCCCGACCTGATGGTGCACCGCCTTCTCACCCGCTACGAAGCCGGAGGGCGCACCGCCCAAGCCGACAAGTACGAGGAATTGTGCGAGCACAGCTCTGCCATGGAGCAGACCGCGGCAAGCGCCGAACGCGCCTCCGTGAAGTACAAGCAAGTAGAGTTTATGGGCGAACGCATCGGCAACGTGTACGACGGTGTCATCTCGGGCGTCACCGAATGGGGCATCTACGTGGAAATCAACGAGAACAAGTGCGAGGGCATGGTGCCGATGCGCGACCTGGGCGATGATTACTACGAGTTCGACGAGAAAAACTACTGCCTCATCGGACGCCGCCATCACCGCAAGTTCAGCCTGGGCGACCCGGTGAAAATCAAGGTGGCACGCGCCAACCTGGAGAAGAAGCAGCTCGACTTCACGCTGGCGGAATGA
- a CDS encoding cation diffusion facilitator family transporter, which yields MDKTDVALRQREIYKVTLAGSVVNIVLTLCKFAAGILGRSAAMVADAVHSLSDLATDVIVLVFVRISGKPEDKGHDYGHGKYETFATLLIGVALLVVGIGILWSGGERIYAFFRGETLDQPGWIALAAALVSIVSKEVLFQYTRRIGRKYDSPSVIANAWHHRSDAFSSIGTAAGIGGAILLGEDWRVLDPLAAVIVSFFIIHVAVKQLGPCLDELLERSLPDDVEQRITDLVLSVDGVSQPHHLRTRRVGNRYAIDLHIRMDGDMPLREAHERATRIEQKLRDEYGSGTYINVHVEPVK from the coding sequence ATGGATAAGACAGATGTTGCCCTTCGCCAAAGGGAAATCTACAAGGTGACCTTGGCGGGCAGCGTAGTGAACATTGTGCTGACGCTGTGCAAGTTTGCCGCGGGCATACTGGGGCGCAGCGCGGCGATGGTGGCGGATGCGGTACATTCGTTGTCCGACCTTGCCACCGATGTGATAGTGCTGGTGTTCGTGCGTATTTCCGGCAAGCCGGAAGACAAGGGGCACGACTACGGGCACGGGAAGTATGAGACTTTTGCCACGTTGCTTATCGGGGTGGCGTTGCTCGTGGTGGGCATCGGCATCCTGTGGAGCGGAGGCGAGCGGATTTACGCGTTCTTCCGGGGCGAGACGCTGGACCAGCCGGGCTGGATTGCGCTGGCGGCGGCGTTGGTCTCGATAGTGTCGAAAGAAGTGCTGTTCCAGTACACGCGGCGGATAGGAAGGAAATACGACAGCCCTTCGGTCATCGCCAACGCCTGGCACCACCGGAGCGACGCGTTCTCTTCCATTGGTACCGCGGCGGGAATCGGCGGAGCTATCCTGCTGGGCGAAGACTGGCGGGTGCTCGACCCCTTGGCGGCGGTCATCGTGAGCTTCTTCATCATCCATGTGGCGGTGAAGCAATTGGGTCCGTGCCTGGATGAATTGTTAGAGCGTTCGCTCCCCGACGATGTGGAGCAGCGCATCACCGACCTGGTGCTCTCGGTAGACGGGGTGTCGCAGCCGCATCACCTGCGCACGCGGCGTGTGGGAAACCGTTATGCCATCGATTTGCATATCCGCATGGACGGGGACATGCCCTTGCGCGAGGCGCACGAGCGTGCCACCCGCATCGAGCAGAAGCTCCGGGACGAGTACGGGAGCGGCACGTACATCAATGTGCACGTGGAGCCGGTGAAATGA
- a CDS encoding NAD-dependent epimerase/dehydratase family protein encodes MEGKKILVTGASGFIGSFLVEGGLERGMQVWAGVRRSSSRKYLQDGRIRFAELDFTDSDRLEAQLRRHKEEHGGWDCIVHCAGVTKCLDKADFEIGNYWATRHFIEVLSRLGMVPRQFVYLSSLSVFGAIHEADYAPIREEDTPCPNTAYGVSKLHAEEYIRSLQGFPYVIFRPTGVYGPREKDYYLMAQSIARHVDIAAGFRRQDLTFVYVKDLVQAVCLAVEREVTGRAYFVSDGQVYSSRTFSDLIWNELGKPWLVRFTCPLWLLKTISYVAGNGAKLARKTSTLNPDKYRIMKQRNWRCDISPLERELGYRPRYLLEEGVKETIEWYKKEGWL; translated from the coding sequence ATGGAAGGAAAAAAGATATTAGTGACGGGCGCGAGCGGCTTTATCGGGAGTTTTCTTGTGGAAGGCGGACTGGAGCGCGGGATGCAGGTATGGGCAGGCGTGCGGCGCAGCAGCAGCCGGAAGTACTTGCAGGACGGGCGCATCCGGTTTGCGGAGCTGGACTTTACCGATTCCGACCGCCTGGAGGCTCAGCTGAGGCGGCACAAGGAGGAACACGGCGGATGGGACTGCATCGTGCATTGCGCGGGCGTGACCAAATGCCTCGACAAGGCGGACTTCGAGATAGGGAACTATTGGGCTACGCGCCATTTCATCGAGGTGCTGTCGAGGCTCGGCATGGTGCCGCGCCAGTTCGTCTACCTCAGTTCGCTGAGCGTGTTCGGAGCCATACACGAGGCGGATTATGCGCCTATCCGTGAGGAAGACACGCCCTGTCCCAACACGGCATACGGAGTGAGCAAGCTCCATGCCGAGGAGTATATCCGTTCCTTGCAGGGTTTCCCTTACGTGATATTCCGCCCCACGGGCGTGTACGGTCCGCGTGAGAAGGATTATTACCTGATGGCGCAATCCATCGCGCGGCACGTGGACATCGCCGCGGGCTTCCGCAGGCAAGACCTTACGTTCGTGTATGTAAAGGACCTGGTGCAGGCCGTCTGTCTGGCGGTAGAGCGGGAGGTGACGGGACGCGCCTATTTCGTGAGCGACGGGCAGGTGTACAGCAGCCGTACGTTCTCGGACTTGATTTGGAACGAATTGGGCAAGCCCTGGCTGGTGCGCTTTACGTGTCCCCTGTGGCTTTTGAAAACGATATCGTATGTGGCGGGAAACGGGGCGAAGCTCGCGCGCAAGACCTCGACGCTCAATCCCGACAAGTACCGCATCATGAAGCAACGCAACTGGCGGTGCGACATCTCGCCGCTGGAGCGGGAACTGGGGTACCGTCCCCGTTATCTGCTGGAAGAAGGAGTAAAAGAAACAATCGAGTGGTATAAGAAAGAAGGATGGCTATAA
- a CDS encoding phosphatase PAP2 family protein has protein sequence MAIKLFERVESGKGLFAVETISLIYNALTSFLILLLYARMDHPGTMLLERAGIVALTFTLIYLYQAFPCRLTAFIRMVVQMSLLAYWYPDTFEFNRLFPNLDHIFASNEQAMFGCQPSVEFSKHCPSIWFSEPFNMGYFFYYPMMLIVVVYYFVKRFEWFEKICFVLVTSFFIYYFIYIMLPVAGPQFYFPAIGMDKVNACDFPAIGDYFNTNDYLIPGPGFDQGFFFNLVEASQEVGERPTAAFPSSHVGISTIVMIMAWRVSKRLAYILLPFYVLLCCATVYIQAHYLIDSLVGFFSAFFVYQLATLMYKRWFITPAFKLMG, from the coding sequence ATGGCTATAAAATTATTCGAACGGGTAGAGAGTGGGAAGGGGCTGTTTGCGGTAGAGACCATCAGCCTGATATATAATGCGCTGACCAGCTTTTTGATATTGTTGCTGTATGCGCGCATGGACCATCCGGGCACGATGCTGCTGGAACGGGCGGGCATCGTGGCGCTGACCTTTACGCTGATTTATCTTTATCAGGCGTTTCCGTGCCGCCTGACGGCGTTTATCCGTATGGTGGTGCAGATGAGCCTTTTGGCATACTGGTATCCCGACACGTTCGAGTTCAACCGCCTTTTCCCGAACCTCGACCATATCTTCGCCAGCAACGAGCAGGCGATGTTCGGGTGCCAGCCCTCGGTGGAGTTCAGCAAGCATTGCCCTTCGATATGGTTCAGCGAGCCTTTCAACATGGGGTACTTCTTCTATTATCCGATGATGCTCATCGTGGTGGTGTATTATTTCGTGAAGCGTTTCGAGTGGTTCGAGAAGATTTGCTTCGTATTGGTCACCTCGTTCTTCATCTATTACTTTATCTACATCATGCTGCCCGTGGCGGGCCCTCAGTTCTATTTCCCCGCTATCGGCATGGATAAGGTGAACGCGTGCGATTTCCCCGCCATCGGCGATTATTTCAATACGAACGACTATCTGATACCCGGCCCGGGTTTCGACCAGGGTTTCTTCTTCAATCTGGTTGAGGCTTCGCAAGAGGTGGGCGAGCGCCCTACGGCGGCCTTCCCCAGCTCGCACGTGGGCATATCCACCATTGTGATGATTATGGCGTGGCGCGTAAGCAAGCGGCTGGCGTACATCTTGTTGCCGTTTTACGTCCTGTTGTGTTGCGCTACGGTCTATATCCAGGCGCATTACCTCATCGATTCCCTCGTAGGCTTTTTCTCGGCGTTCTTCGTCTACCAGCTTGCCACGCTGATGTACAAGCGCTGGTTCATCACGCCGGCGTTCAAGCTGATGGGATAA
- a CDS encoding GIN domain-containing protein translates to MKTLSMTWASCAVALMLTVSGCYAGGRNAVKPSKNYVTEKVSISDIEAIRSSSSVDVVYTQASGTPYAEIYAPDNIVPLVKVEQDGKSLKIGFKGNTSIQGRYKCEVRVFAPEVTSFSTSSASDITLANGLKTSKPVTLKASSSGDIDASSVQCGDLSMTTSSSGDIKVGTIACGMLALDTQSSGDIKVTSATCTGADIESSSAGDCIVSEMVCSGDVKASTSSSSDIKLAGTCRNASFIASSAGSIYAKDLLAKDVEARASSAGDIECNASGVLSTSVSSAGGVRYKGEPARVEGKIKGVSKL, encoded by the coding sequence ATGAAAACATTGAGTATGACATGGGCATCGTGCGCCGTGGCATTGATGCTTACCGTATCCGGATGCTATGCCGGAGGAAGAAACGCGGTGAAACCCAGCAAGAATTATGTGACCGAAAAGGTTTCGATATCCGATATCGAGGCTATCCGTTCCTCTTCATCGGTCGATGTAGTCTATACCCAGGCTTCGGGCACGCCGTATGCCGAGATTTACGCGCCCGACAATATCGTGCCGCTCGTCAAGGTGGAACAGGACGGGAAAAGCCTGAAGATAGGCTTCAAGGGCAACACGTCCATTCAGGGAAGGTATAAGTGCGAGGTGCGGGTATTTGCCCCCGAGGTGACTTCGTTCTCCACTTCCAGCGCTTCGGACATCACCTTGGCAAACGGCTTGAAGACCTCGAAACCCGTTACCCTGAAGGCTTCGAGCAGCGGGGACATCGACGCTTCGTCCGTCCAGTGCGGCGACCTGAGCATGACCACTTCGAGCAGCGGGGATATCAAGGTGGGCACCATCGCTTGCGGCATGCTTGCCCTGGATACACAGAGCAGCGGAGATATCAAAGTGACCTCGGCTACCTGTACGGGAGCCGATATCGAGTCCAGTTCAGCGGGAGATTGCATCGTGTCGGAAATGGTTTGCTCGGGCGATGTGAAGGCTTCTACCAGCTCTTCGAGCGACATCAAGCTGGCGGGCACGTGCCGCAACGCTTCGTTCATTGCCAGCTCGGCGGGAAGTATCTATGCCAAAGACCTGCTTGCCAAGGACGTAGAGGCGCGGGCTTCTTCGGCAGGCGATATCGAATGCAACGCGAGCGGTGTGCTCTCCACTTCGGTATCGAGCGCGGGAGGCGTGCGCTATAAAGGCGAGCCGGCACGTGTAGAAGGTAAGATTAAAGGTGTATCGAAGCTTTGA
- a CDS encoding site-specific integrase: MAKLENKTKENPKLEQNKLSDGRISLYLEYYLGREEKPVLDENGNQVYYESGKMQGKPKFAVKHHRRKENLSLYLIDKPRTPVERQQNKETLELASKIRAEREQEFKESMLGYRLKKDRTVNFLDYYQAYINSYTKKDIRMVQIALNRFKDFLKEQYPANEFSIKPELITKEMMEQFVAYLQSRSVGEGAKSIFQRFKKVVRYAIDHDVMLKDPCKGVTCKVDSQILRKDVLSPEEIQKLIACHYDNENPTVRRAFIFCLYCGLRFCDVKDLTYKNVDYANRLLKFEQSKTKGHSASSGVVIPLNDGLLSIIGEAPADKNCLIFDLPSYESCCKSVKRWVKRAGIDKHISWHCARHSFAVNILNNGANIKTVASLLGHSGLKHTEKYTRAVDKLKEEAINSLPELKF, encoded by the coding sequence ATGGCAAAGTTAGAAAATAAAACGAAAGAAAATCCGAAACTGGAACAAAATAAACTTTCGGATGGCAGAATCAGCCTTTACTTGGAGTATTATTTAGGTAGAGAGGAAAAGCCCGTATTGGATGAAAACGGCAATCAGGTATATTACGAAAGTGGCAAGATGCAAGGAAAGCCAAAGTTCGCTGTCAAACATCACAGGCGAAAAGAAAACCTTAGCCTGTATCTGATAGACAAGCCACGTACTCCTGTGGAACGGCAACAGAACAAGGAAACGTTGGAACTCGCTTCAAAAATACGTGCAGAGCGTGAGCAAGAGTTTAAGGAAAGTATGCTTGGCTACCGCTTGAAGAAAGACAGGACGGTTAATTTCTTGGATTATTATCAAGCATACATAAACAGCTACACGAAGAAAGACATTCGCATGGTACAAATTGCGCTTAATCGCTTCAAGGACTTTTTGAAAGAACAATACCCTGCGAATGAATTTAGCATCAAGCCCGAACTCATAACCAAAGAAATGATGGAACAATTTGTTGCTTACCTGCAATCACGAAGTGTGGGTGAGGGAGCAAAAAGCATTTTCCAACGATTCAAGAAAGTTGTTCGATATGCCATAGACCATGATGTCATGCTGAAAGACCCATGTAAGGGTGTTACATGCAAAGTAGATAGCCAAATACTCCGGAAAGATGTACTTTCCCCCGAAGAAATACAGAAACTGATAGCTTGCCATTACGACAATGAAAATCCGACAGTCAGACGGGCTTTCATCTTCTGTCTGTACTGCGGCTTACGCTTCTGTGATGTGAAAGACCTTACTTATAAAAATGTGGACTATGCCAACCGACTATTGAAATTCGAGCAAAGCAAGACAAAAGGACATTCAGCCAGCAGCGGTGTAGTTATTCCACTGAACGATGGTTTGCTGTCTATCATTGGCGAAGCTCCGGCAGACAAGAATTGTCTGATATTCGATTTGCCCTCATACGAAAGTTGCTGTAAATCAGTAAAGCGTTGGGTTAAAAGAGCCGGAATAGACAAGCACATAAGCTGGCATTGTGCAAGACACTCCTTTGCCGTGAATATTTTGAACAATGGTGCGAATATCAAGACAGTAGCCAGTCTTTTAGGGCATAGCGGATTGAAGCATACGGAGAAATACACTCGTGCGGTGGATAAATTGAAAGAGGAAGCAATAAACAGCTTACCCGAATTAAAGTTTTAA
- a CDS encoding LysM peptidoglycan-binding domain-containing protein, which translates to MSQYNNIFISREDFLDYRTKGIPYTGFVIGEGYAFVQYQDYYEDTDGTVIDMNDNILPYQICIPNIVQIQCIDTSKEMIKKSLRGLFDKNGCARYVVCEGDTLAYIAEMFDVTVEELKRWNDLSSEYSISTGQRLLIIDITERRIIDIPHTVDNGEIKEAGALTSLEFWLDSPSDTFLEGIGKILVNTAYSKINSPLVFFTGRTLAGASQLPEERFEAFLDIIPLPLFEGVKAIGFCGKVEKGLINGYNPFLKTKQYKMYKPSGKGWQKEASKKFKQAREHYIMHVESQEFWNDMNYGASIWNEYLKDENND; encoded by the coding sequence ATGAGCCAATACAATAATATTTTTATAAGCAGAGAAGATTTTTTGGATTATAGAACAAAGGGAATCCCATATACTGGATTTGTTATAGGAGAAGGGTATGCTTTTGTTCAATATCAGGATTATTACGAGGATACAGATGGAACAGTCATAGATATGAATGACAATATACTGCCATACCAAATATGCATACCTAACATTGTTCAAATCCAATGCATTGATACGTCAAAGGAAATGATAAAAAAAAGTCTTAGAGGACTGTTTGACAAAAACGGATGCGCAAGGTATGTCGTTTGTGAAGGAGATACCTTAGCATATATTGCAGAAATGTTTGACGTTACTGTTGAGGAATTAAAAAGATGGAATGACCTATCAAGTGAGTATTCTATATCCACAGGACAAAGATTATTAATAATTGACATAACGGAAAGAAGGATTATAGATATACCCCACACAGTAGATAATGGAGAAATTAAAGAAGCTGGAGCTTTGACTTCTCTTGAATTTTGGTTGGATTCACCATCCGACACTTTTCTTGAAGGCATAGGTAAAATTCTTGTCAATACAGCTTATAGTAAAATAAACTCACCATTAGTTTTTTTTACGGGGCGTACTTTAGCAGGAGCAAGTCAATTACCGGAAGAACGGTTTGAAGCTTTTTTGGATATAATACCGCTTCCTCTTTTTGAAGGAGTTAAAGCCATAGGTTTTTGTGGCAAAGTTGAAAAAGGGTTGATAAATGGATATAATCCATTTCTAAAAACAAAACAATATAAGATGTATAAACCTTCAGGCAAAGGTTGGCAAAAAGAAGCAAGTAAAAAATTCAAGCAGGCAAGAGAACATTACATAATGCATGTCGAAAGTCAAGAATTTTGGAACGATATGAACTATGGAGCCAGTATATGGAATGAATATTTAAAAGACGAAAATAATGATTGA
- a CDS encoding TIGR02594 family protein — MVKVIGLYKDSEKSATLNKVHLKAYWADEDGNKIDKGYFGSTVRLYIEEYWAYNVLLKIFLKQEDFEEVIFLDMLKNIIPAYFFQMQNYLEVCLKQSYDYKSLLSQKEIKLCCGISNGFGYFQETPIIASMPIINKIPWMDIAIGELGVQEVRGKKHNERIIEYHSVTNSNFDKDEIPWCSSFVNWCLYQVGIVGTNNALAYSWLHYGIELNKPAYGAIAIMNYSHVGFVAGINDDHRIILLGGNQGDAVTLSPNSSKLVKSYRYPIGFTPDYNLPKYHLKGRSLDVSSTR, encoded by the coding sequence ATGGTTAAGGTTATTGGTCTTTATAAAGACTCAGAAAAAAGTGCTACTTTAAATAAAGTTCATTTAAAAGCATATTGGGCAGATGAGGATGGTAATAAAATAGACAAAGGGTATTTTGGCTCTACGGTAAGATTATATATTGAAGAATATTGGGCTTACAATGTCCTATTAAAGATATTTTTAAAACAGGAGGACTTTGAAGAGGTAATATTCTTAGATATGTTGAAAAATATAATTCCTGCTTATTTTTTCCAAATGCAAAATTATTTAGAAGTTTGTTTAAAACAGTCTTATGATTATAAGAGTTTATTGTCCCAAAAAGAAATAAAACTATGTTGTGGCATTTCGAATGGATTTGGGTATTTTCAAGAAACTCCTATAATCGCTTCTATGCCAATAATCAACAAAATTCCTTGGATGGATATTGCTATCGGAGAATTAGGTGTTCAAGAAGTAAGAGGGAAGAAACATAATGAAAGAATTATAGAATATCATAGTGTTACTAATTCAAATTTTGATAAAGATGAGATACCTTGGTGTTCCAGTTTTGTTAATTGGTGTTTATATCAAGTTGGAATTGTGGGGACAAATAACGCATTAGCATATTCTTGGTTGCATTATGGAATAGAATTAAATAAACCAGCTTATGGGGCAATAGCAATTATGAATTATTCTCATGTTGGATTTGTGGCAGGAATCAATGACGACCATCGAATTATCTTATTAGGAGGGAATCAAGGGGATGCTGTTACTTTATCTCCAAATTCTTCAAAATTAGTGAAGTCATATAGATATCCAATTGGGTTTACACCTGATTATAATCTTCCTAAATATCATCTTAAAGGAAGAAGTTTGGATGTTTCATCAACGCGATAA
- the tssD gene encoding type VI secretion system tube protein TssD has translation MNSEITLEINSYKHNILRYEYGFYRNIDWKGRPTTGILGGDIYVEMESDSSNAVLEMLLADMDRPLQSFFLRSEPIPVFGRIIHTKDDMMFREIAFDEAYLYFHEESMSAEGNAPMITRFLISPTRLDINRTVRMDRRVSTTYGFWWEEYKEEENFKVITRVLEEGSVGEIVEVYWKDANSHQRINEFPHNGIATLCAVVKHATEGDKVNFILEFDDGTFKRFSGVVDSRGIVEVKNVKLL, from the coding sequence ATGAATTCTGAAATAACCTTAGAAATAAATAGTTACAAGCATAATATATTAAGGTATGAATATGGCTTTTATCGTAACATTGATTGGAAAGGTAGACCTACTACTGGGATATTGGGTGGAGACATCTATGTAGAGATGGAATCTGATAGCAGTAATGCTGTATTGGAAATGCTGCTTGCCGATATGGACAGACCGCTTCAAAGTTTCTTTTTAAGGTCTGAACCCATACCTGTGTTCGGACGGATAATTCATACCAAGGATGACATGATGTTTCGTGAAATCGCTTTTGATGAAGCGTACCTTTATTTTCACGAGGAGAGTATGAGTGCGGAGGGAAATGCTCCTATGATTACTCGTTTCCTCATATCTCCTACACGGTTGGATATAAACAGAACCGTTAGAATGGACAGGAGAGTCAGCACGACTTACGGCTTTTGGTGGGAGGAATATAAGGAGGAAGAAAACTTTAAAGTAATTACTCGTGTTTTAGAAGAGGGTTCAGTAGGTGAAATTGTTGAAGTTTATTGGAAAGATGCAAATTCTCATCAAAGAATAAATGAATTTCCTCATAATGGTATAGCTACCTTATGTGCTGTAGTAAAACATGCAACTGAAGGTGATAAGGTTAATTTTATACTTGAATTTGATGATGGCACTTTCAAACGGTTTTCAGGTGTCGTTGATTCAAGAGGTATAGTAGAAGTGAAAAATGTAAAATTGTTATAA